The uncultured Pseudodesulfovibrio sp. genome includes a region encoding these proteins:
- a CDS encoding TlyA family RNA methyltransferase, whose protein sequence is MPKKQRADQLLAQQGLVESRGKAKRLIMAGKVHYMDRDQKTPVIKPGQQFDPETEFVVPHDERFVSRGAYKLLTAIEEFSIDFNGKIAMDAGASTGGFTDCMLQFGAVRVYAVDVGYGQLHEKLRQDDRVINLERTNVRHAEPDLIPEPVDVIVGDVSFISLTKILPACMQFLKPGGELVVLIKPQFEVGPGQTDKGVVRSKRLQQEAVDTVTGFCESELGLVVRGVVPSQILGPKGNQEYMAYMVRPE, encoded by the coding sequence ATGCCCAAGAAACAACGTGCGGATCAGCTCCTGGCCCAACAGGGCCTTGTGGAGAGCCGAGGCAAGGCCAAACGATTGATCATGGCCGGCAAGGTCCACTACATGGACCGGGACCAGAAAACACCGGTCATCAAACCAGGCCAGCAGTTCGACCCGGAAACGGAATTCGTGGTCCCTCATGACGAGCGGTTCGTGTCGCGCGGCGCCTACAAGCTGCTCACCGCCATCGAAGAATTTTCCATTGATTTCAATGGCAAGATCGCCATGGATGCAGGCGCTTCCACTGGCGGGTTCACGGACTGCATGCTCCAGTTCGGCGCGGTGCGGGTCTATGCCGTGGACGTGGGGTACGGCCAACTGCACGAGAAGCTGCGCCAGGATGACCGGGTCATAAACCTGGAGCGAACCAACGTGCGCCATGCTGAACCGGACCTCATCCCCGAACCGGTGGACGTGATCGTGGGCGACGTGTCGTTCATCTCCCTGACCAAGATCCTGCCCGCCTGCATGCAGTTCCTGAAGCCGGGCGGCGAGCTGGTGGTTCTGATCAAGCCGCAGTTCGAGGTGGGCCCGGGCCAGACCGACAAGGGCGTGGTCCGCAGCAAACGGCTGCAACAGGAGGCTGTCGACACGGTGACCGGGTTCTGCGAGAGCGAACTCGGGCTGGTCGTGCGCGGCGTGGTCCCGTCCCAGATACTGGGTCCCAAGGGCAACCAGGAATATATGGCCTACATGGTCAGGCCGGAATAG
- the thrC gene encoding threonine synthase: MTADLFPSYRGHMEYFCLGCGKRFPTDELYYTCPECGGVFLLDNLNFDELKKTSGEEWRAIFDQRAASKKTALRGIFRFYELMAPVLEEEDIVYLGEGNTPLVASSPSLNAATGLTTAYKNDGQNPSASFKDRGMACGFSYLRSLIRRHGWDQILTVCASTGDTSAAAALYASYAGGAIKSVVILPHGKVTPAQLAQPLGSGAVVLEVPGVFDDCMKVVEHLADNYRVALLNSKNAWRILGQESYAFECAQWFDWDMKGKCIFVPIGNAGNITAIMAGFLKLYDLGVITELPRIFGVQSHHADPVYRYYAVDDPKEREYHPMKVSASVAQAAMIGNPVSFPRVKYFAEKFEAVGGKRAFQVLQVTEQQIMDSMIQANRNGHIACTQGGESFAGAKRALELGLVTQDELCILDSTAHQLKFVDFQNMYFDNAFPPEFGVEPDMALANKPELVISPEEKEALSEADFTRKTADNVVAKLGLEKK, encoded by the coding sequence ATGACTGCCGATCTTTTTCCCTCCTACCGCGGACACATGGAATACTTCTGCCTTGGTTGCGGCAAGCGATTCCCCACGGACGAGCTGTACTACACCTGCCCCGAGTGCGGCGGCGTGTTCCTGCTCGACAACCTGAATTTCGATGAGCTGAAAAAGACCAGCGGCGAAGAGTGGCGTGCCATCTTCGATCAGCGCGCGGCCTCCAAAAAGACCGCCCTGCGCGGCATTTTCCGCTTTTACGAGCTGATGGCACCGGTGCTTGAAGAGGAGGACATCGTCTACCTCGGCGAAGGCAACACCCCGCTGGTGGCCTCCAGCCCCTCGCTGAACGCGGCTACAGGCCTGACCACGGCCTACAAGAACGACGGTCAGAACCCGTCCGCCTCGTTCAAGGACCGGGGCATGGCCTGCGGGTTCTCCTATCTGCGTTCGCTCATCCGCCGCCACGGCTGGGATCAGATCCTGACGGTCTGCGCTTCCACCGGCGACACCTCGGCCGCCGCCGCGCTCTACGCCTCCTACGCAGGCGGAGCCATCAAGTCCGTTGTCATCCTGCCCCACGGCAAGGTCACCCCGGCCCAGCTGGCCCAACCGCTGGGCTCCGGGGCCGTTGTCCTGGAAGTGCCCGGCGTGTTCGACGACTGCATGAAGGTGGTCGAGCACCTGGCCGACAACTACCGCGTGGCTCTGCTCAACTCCAAGAACGCATGGCGCATCCTGGGTCAGGAATCCTACGCCTTCGAGTGCGCCCAGTGGTTCGACTGGGACATGAAGGGCAAGTGCATCTTCGTGCCCATCGGCAACGCGGGCAATATCACCGCCATCATGGCCGGCTTCCTCAAGCTCTACGACCTGGGCGTCATCACCGAGCTTCCGCGCATATTCGGCGTGCAGTCCCACCACGCGGACCCGGTCTACCGTTACTATGCAGTGGACGACCCCAAGGAGCGCGAATACCACCCCATGAAGGTCAGCGCGTCCGTGGCCCAGGCGGCCATGATCGGCAACCCGGTCTCGTTCCCGCGCGTGAAATACTTTGCCGAAAAGTTCGAAGCAGTGGGCGGCAAACGTGCCTTCCAGGTCCTCCAGGTAACCGAACAGCAGATCATGGACTCCATGATCCAGGCCAACCGCAACGGCCATATTGCCTGCACCCAGGGCGGCGAGTCGTTTGCCGGTGCCAAGCGTGCGCTGGAGCTCGGCCTGGTCACCCAGGATGAACTGTGCATCCTCGACTCCACGGCGCATCAGCTCAAGTTCGTCGATTTCCAGAATATGTACTTCGACAACGCCTTCCCGCCCGAATTCGGCGTCGAGCCGGACATGGCCCTGGCCAACAAGCCGGAGCTGGTCATCTCTCCGGAGGAGAAGGAAGCTTTGTCCGAAGCGGACTTCACCCGCAAGACCGCCGACAACGTGGTCGCCAAACTCGGCCTCGAAAAGAAATAA